DNA sequence from the Parafrankia discariae genome:
CGCTGGCCGGAATCGGGCACGCGGCAACCGCAGAAGCATGCCGTGGTCGTCGCGTTCGTTCCCGAGAAGATTCGCGGGTCGGCGTTCGGGCTGTTTGCCACCGTGCAGGCGGTCGAGAACATCGCAGCCACTGTCGTCGCCGGGCTTCGCCGGCGGACGGCGCGGAAGACCATCACTACATTATGTAGTTGGTTGATTGCAGTCCACGGGTGAGGCTAGTGGTCGCGACCGTTAGTTCGTCGGGGTTCATACGGCCTGCGGACATGGCGCATGCCGGTCGTGGTTCCTGATGCGGGCCAGCAGCTGGTTGAGGTCGGTGCGGGTGAACTTCCAGTCGAAGGGTCTGGCGGCAGCGTTGTAGTGCTTCTCGAAGGCGAGGATCTGGGTGGCGAGCTCGTCCAGGCCCTCGAAGTCGTCGGGGGTGAGGAGCTTGCGCTGGATGACGGAGAAGTAGATCTCGACCTGGTTCAGCCAGGAGGCGTGGACAGGCAGGTGAACCATCTGCGTGTTGGGGTAGGCGCTGCTCAGACGGTCGGCGGCGGCCCAGTTGCGGTGCGAGGCTCCGTTGTCCACCACCCAGAAAACGCGCCTGGCTGAGGCGTACGGCTCAGTGCTCATGACCTGGTCCACGAGCGCGGTGAACGGCTTTATCCCGGTGGACGGCTCGCACCGGCCCATCACCCTCGCATGGTGGACGTCGTAGGCGGCCAGGTAGGCCAGGGTGCCGTGCCGGTGGTATTCGCTCTCGACCCGCATCGCCCGGCCGGGGCCAGGCGGGAGCGGCAGGTGCGGGCGCATCCGGGCCTGAACGCCGGGTTTCTCGTCGGCGCTGAGGACGTACTCGTCCGGGCCGAGTGGCTGTCCTTCCCATTCCCGCTGGTAGAGATCCAGCACGCGCCCGGCCTTCACGGCGAACCGCGGGTCGCGGGGGAAGATCCACGACCGGTGCTGCCAGGGTTTCAGGACGTCATCGGCGAGCCAGCGCCGCACGGTAGACGCCGACGGCGCGGGGATGATGCCGCTGGCTGCCGTCTGGCGAGCCAGTTCGGGACAGGTCCAGCGGGCCAGCGGCGCCCCGCTCGCGGCAGGTAGCTCGCACGCCAGGGCCTTGACCCCGGCCACCACACGGGCGGGGAACACCCGCGGCCGGCCGGGACGCGGCGCGTCGGCCAGGCCGTCTATGCCCTGTTCGCAGTACCGGCGCCGCCACTTGCGGACGGTGTCCTCGCAGATACCCAGCCGCTGCGCGATCCTGCAGTTCGCTGACCCGTCCGCGGCCAGAAGCACGATCCGCGCCCGCACCACCAGCCGGAACGGAGCCGTGGCCCGGCGCGACAAGGACTCCAACTCAGCGCGCTGCGCGTCGCCAGGACAGATGACATATAGGGACGGCACGCGCTCCATGATCCAGCCGGGCCTGTCAGGCACGATGACCCTATGGCCAAGCCACCGGAGTCGACCAAGACCTCGCTGCGCCAGCGCCTTGTCGCCAGGGCAGCCGAGCGGTGGCCCCAGCTCGCCGGCCTCACCATCCGCTGGCATGGCGAGTTCGCCTATGTCGCCGGCCAGCTCCCCGGGGGCAACACACTGCCCCTGATGAGGCTGCGCTACGCCGAATCCGCCACCACCTGGGGCTTCGCCATCTACCGCGCCAGCCACGACGACTACGAGAAATCAGTCCTGCCCAGCGGCCACCCCGCCGGCACCCCGCAAGAAGCCCTCGACTGCGCCTGCGGCCTCTACCTCGGCGACGCCACCGACTGGCTCAACCCGCCACCCCCGACGAACTAACGGTCGCGACCACTAGCTGGAGTGGTGGCCAGTGCCTGGTGCGCGTCGGCCGAGAGGTTCGGGGTGTGGACGGTGGCGGCGGTGAGCCGTGGGACCGCGTGGATGAGTGTGTGCTCGGCGTTGACGGCGATGGTGAGGTCGGCGGGGACGACGATGTCTGCTCCGGCGCGTAGTTGGTGGCCGATCCATCGCAGCCGTACCGCTCCGACCTCACATACTCCGCTGGTCAAGGCCGCGGCTTCAGCCGCGTCGATGAGGTTCGGGTCGACGGCTTCCATGGGGTGCAGGTAGATCTCGCGGATCGCGTCACGCAGGACGGCGAGGATCGCCGCTGTGACCACGAGGCCGATGACGGGATTCGTTGCCGATGAAGCCGACGACGCCCGCGATCGCGACGATGGGTAGGTGTGTGACGTCGCGTGGGTGGATTAGCCGGTCGATCGCTTCGTAGGCCAGTCAGGGTCGCTGCCGCGGCGATCACGAGGATGATGGTGATGCCGGCGAGGTCTTCGACGCGGCCGTATCCATAGGTGAAGCGGCGGGTGGCGGCGCGGCGGCCGAGGAAGAAGGCGATGGCCAGGGGCACGGCGGTCAGGGTGTCGGCCACGTTGTGGACGGTGTCGCCGAGCAGGGCGACTGATCCTGAGGCGACTACGACGACGATCTGGAAGAGGGCTGCCGGGTCAAGGACAACGAGTGAGATCCAGAGTGTGCGCATTCCTTCCGCGGAGGCTTCCATCTCGGAGTCGAGCCGGTCGACGGCGCCGTGGGAATGGGGCCGGAGAAGGTGCGCCATACGTGTTTTCAGCCGGCGGGCGGGGCTTGTGTGGGCGGGTTCTGGCACGGGTGAGTGGTGAACAGTGCCGGTATGGGGGTGGCGGTGAGCGTCGTGGTGATGGTGGCGGTCATGATCGGGGTGGCTTGTGTGATCGTGGCTGTGGGGTCCGAGGTGACGAGTTCGGGATAATGTTCGGCGGCCGGGTATACGAGAAGTGGACGCTTCCGTGCGTCGGAGGGTGGTGGCGGGATCGCTGGGGTGGTGGCGCGCGAAGGGTGGATTGGTCAGGGCTACAGCACACATTAAAGAATCATTGCGGCGACAAGGTGGGATCCTGTTCCGGCCAGGTGCGTACTGATTGCAGTTTCCTGTGTGTCGCAGGCGCCTAAATTTTTCTATCGGTGGATCTGGCCTTATTCCGGGTCCTGCGGGGTGACGAAGGGTTCTTGATCACCCTATCCGGCGGGAGGCTCTCCACCAGGTCGACGACCAGGCCTGAATCCGCCGCCACCAGGCTCCCTCCCCGGCGACACGCTCGATGGGCCGCCCGCTGCCCGCCTGCTTATCGGACCCCAGCCTCGCTCCGCCTCCGCCACGTCCGGTGGGACGGCGACGGCATGACCCAGACAGGCGTCGAGCGAGAAAAGGCCGGCGCCGACGATCAGCAGAAACAGGCTGCCGCACAGCTGCGCCATGTCAAGTCGGGCCTCGTGGAGGAAGTCCCCCCAGCCGGACTCGCCCTTGAAAAGCGCCGACCCGCCCCACAGGATCGGAACCTTGGTGATGACCAGCGCGCAGACCATGTCCACGAGCATCGGGACGGCGGCGAGCCGGGTCAGCAGCCCTGCCAGGAGCAGCGTTCCGCAGACGATCTCGAAAACCCCGGTGAGCGGAGCGAAGAAGCCGGGTGCGGGAATACCGATCTTTTCGAACCGACCGGTACCCAACGTGTGGGGACGCGAGAATTTCAGGATTCCTTCGACGAGGAAGACCAGACCCACATAAACGCGGATGAGGACCGTCGCCGCCGGCGCGTCCGTCACGACCAGCCGGCGCCAGCCAGCCGGCGCTGCCGTCCGAGACTTCCTGTCCAGTGAGGCCATGCCCTGTCCTCCGCATCGTGTCCCGGCGCCGGGGCGTGTTCTGAGCGTGGCAGTCCCTGAGGTTCCCGCTCCCGCCCGCGACCCGCAAACCGAGGTTTCCGGCCGCGACTCCGAGAGCGCTCGCGGCCCTGGACGCGCCGGGCCTACGTCCGTGGCCGTCAGGCCGCGACGGACCCTGCCCGCGGTCGGGCTCACCCGTCCCTCGGCGGGGAGCGGCCGGCATCGGTCGCGGGTGACCGCTAGGCGTAAATATCGTGTACCGATATCGTGTCCCGTTACTGGTGCCATCGGAGGGGGCGGGCTGTGGGCGGGCGGGCGGCGGGGGCCGGGGTTCCGGACGAGCTGCGGCGGCGGCTGGGCTTGTCCGACGCGGTACTGATCGGCCTGGGGTCGATGATCGGTGCCGGCATCTTCGCGGCGCTCGCACCGGCCGCGGGCGCGGCCGGCTCCGGGCTGATGCTGGGCCTGGCCCTGGCGGCCGTGGTCGCCTACTGCAACGCGACATCCTCCGCCCGGCTGGCGGCCCGCTACCCGGCCTCGGGCGGGACGTACGTCTACGGCCGGGAACGCCTGGGCGAGTTCTGGGGCTGTCTGGCGGGATGGGCGTTCGTGGTCGGCAAGACCGCGTCGTGCGCGGCGATGGCGCTCACGGTCGGCTCGTATGTGTGGCCCGGCCAGGCACACGCGGTCGCGGTGGGGGCGGTGGTGGCACTGACCGCGGTGAACTACGCCGGAGTGCAGAAGTCCGCCTGGCTGACCAGGGTGATCGTGGCCGTGGTCCTCGCCGTGCTCGGCGCGGTCGTGGCCGCCGCGTCCACCTCCCCGGCGTCGGACGCCGCTCGCCTGGCCGTCGGGGACGACGTGACCGCCACGGGGGTGCTTCAGGCGGCGGGCCTGCTGTTCTTCGCCTTCGCCGGCTACGCGCGGATCGCGACTCTCGGCGAGGAGGTCCGCGACCCGGCGCGGACCATCCCGCGGGCGATCCCGATCGCGCTCGCCGTCACCCTGGTGGTGTACGCCGCCGTCGCCCTCGCAGTCCTTTCCGTTCTCGGCCCGCGGGGGCTGGCCGGGGCGTCCGCGCCGCTGTCGGAGGCCGTCCGGGCGGCCGGTGCCGGCTGGCTGGCGCCCGTCGTGCGGGTCGGTGCGGCGCTGGCCGCGCTCGGGTCGCTGCTGGCGCTGATTCTGGGGGTCTCGCGTACCACGCTGGCGATGGCCCGTGACCGGCACCTGCCCCGGGCACTGGCCGCCGTCCACCCGAGGTTAGGGGTGCCGCACCGCCCCGAGGTGAGCGTGGGCGCCGTGGTCGCGCTGCTCGCCGCGACGGCGGACGTACGCGGCGTGATCGGGTTCTCCTCCTTCGGGGTGCTGGCCTACTACGCCATCGCCAACGCCTCCGCCTGGACCCTGCGCCCGGACGAGGGCCGCCCGGTCTGGATCATCCCTGTCCTCGGGCTGGCCGGCTGCCTCGTGCTCGCGTTCGCCCTGCCGCTGTCCTCCGTCGTCTCCGGGAGCGCGGTGCTGGCCGTCGGAGCCGCCGCCTACGCCGTGCGCCGCGCGGCGGCCCGCACCCCGTGATCGGCGCGCGGATAGGATCGTTTCTCGATATCGGCTTCACCATCACCTCGGATCCGCTGCCCGTACCCACCCTCGGAGGTGACCCGAGTGCGGGAGTTCCAGCGCGCCGCGGTGCGGCTGCACATCCTGCACCACGCGGCCCAGCAGGAGATCCACGGCGCGTGGATGACCCAGGAGCTGGCCCGGCACGGCTACCAGATCAGCCCCGGCACCCTCTACCCGACATTGCACCGCCTGGAGGCGGACGGCCTGCTCGTCTCCGAGTCCCGGGTCGTCGACGGCCACGCCCGCAGGGTCTACCGGGCGACCGAAGCCGGGCGGCAGGCACTCGTCGAGGATCGCCGGGCGCTGACGGAGCTGGCCCGCGAGGTCCTCGGCGGCGACTCCCCGTAACACGCCTCGCGGCGGACGAACCCTAACGAGGATCGCGAATGCACACTCTTCACCTTCACCTCTGCCTCCAGCCCCGACCAGGTCGACCTGTGTGTCCGCCGCCCAGACCGCGGTCCTCGACGCCATGCTCGCCTGGTGATGTAGCGGACGAGCCGGTTGAAGCTGCGCAGGTAGCCGAGTCGGTCCAGTGGTCTCAGCTGGATGTCTTCGCGGCGTCCCAGCGGGGTCGGGGCAGAGGTGCTGTCGTGGTGGGTGGAACTTCGACCTGTGCGGTGAAGCGGCGTAGCCGCAGGCTGTTGGCGACGACGAACACCGAGCTGAAAGCCATGGACGCGCCGGCGATCATCGGGTTGAGCAGACCGGCCGCGGCGAGGGGTAGTGCCGCGAGGTTGTAGGCGAAGGCCCAGAACAGGTTGCCTTTGATGGTGGCGAGGGTGCGGCGGGCGAGTCGGATCGCGTCGGCGGCGGCCCGCAGGTCGCCGCGGACGAGGGTGAGGTCGCTGGCCTCGATGGCGACGTCGGTGCCGGTGCCCATGGCGAGGCCGAGGTCGGCCTGGGCGAGGGCGGGGGCGTCGTTGACGCCGTCGCCGACCATAGCGACGATCTTGCCCTCGGCCTGCAGGCGTTTGACCACGTCGACCTTGTCGGCGGGTAGGACCTCGGCGATGAGGGTGGCCGGGCTGGTGTCGATGCCCACTTCGGTCGCGACCGTGCGGGCGACGGTCGTGTTGTCGCCGGTGAGGAGCACGGGGGTGAGTCCCAGCTGGCGGAGCTGGGTGACGGCCTGTGCTGAGGTGGGTTTCACGGTGTCCGCGACGACGAGGACGGCGCGGGCCTTCCCGTCCCAGGCGACGCCGACGGCGGTGCGCCCGGCGGCCTCGGCGGTGGTTCTGGCGGTGGCGAGGTCGGGTGGCAGTGGCTGGGCCCACTCCTCCAGGAGTGCCGGTCGTCCGACGAGGACGGCGTGCCCGTCGACGATGCCCTGGACGCCGAGCCCTTCCAGGTTGGTGAACTCCTCGGCGTCGGGCAGGTCGCCGACCCGTTCGCGGGCGCCGTGGGCGATGGCGGCGGCGATCGGGTGTTCGGAGGCGTTCTCCAGCGCTCCGGCGAGTCGCAGCATCTCGGTCTCGTCGCCGCCGGCGGCGACGTGGATCTCGACCAGGGTCATGCGTCCGGTGGTGACGGTGCCGGTCTTGTCGAGAACGATCGTGTCGACACGTCGGGTGGATTCGAGCACTTCGGGGCCTTTGATGAGGATGCCGAGCTGTGCTCCCCGGCCCGTTCCGACCAGCAGCGCGGTGGGGGTGGCGAGCCCGAGGGCACAGGGGCAGGCGATGATCAGGACGGCGACCGCAGCGGTGAAGGCGGCGTCCGGGCTGGCGTCCGCGCCGAGCCAGAAGGCCAGGGTGGCGGCGGCGAGGGTGATGACGACGGGCACGAACACGCCGGAGATGCGGTCGGCGAGGCGCTGCGCGGCGGCTTTGCCGGTCTGGGCGTCTTCGACGAGTCTGGCCATCTGGGCGAGTTGGGTGTCGGCGCCGACGCGGGTGGCGCGCACGATCAGCCGTCCGCCGGCGTTGACCGTTGCTCCGGTGACGGCGTCGCCGGGGGCGACCTCGACGGGGACGGACTCGCCGGTCAGCATCGAGGTGTCGACGGCGGAGGAGCCTTCGTCGACCACGCCGTCGGTGGCGATGCGTTCGCCGGGCCGGACGACGAACCGTTCACCGACGGTCAGCTGGCTGATCAGGATCCGGATCTCGGTGCCGCCCCGCAGGACGGCGACGTCCTTGGCGCCGAGTTCGAGCAGTGCGCGTAGTGCGGCGCCGGCCTGTCGCCTGGCGCGTGCCTCGAAGTAGCGGCCGGCGAGGATGAAGGT
Encoded proteins:
- a CDS encoding IS630 family transposase, yielding MPDRPGWIMERVPSLYVICPGDAQRAELESLSRRATAPFRLVVRARIVLLAADGSANCRIAQRLGICEDTVRKWRRRYCEQGIDGLADAPRPGRPRVFPARVVAGVKALACELPAASGAPLARWTCPELARQTAASGIIPAPSASTVRRWLADDVLKPWQHRSWIFPRDPRFAVKAGRVLDLYQREWEGQPLGPDEYVLSADEKPGVQARMRPHLPLPPGPGRAMRVESEYHRHGTLAYLAAYDVHHARVMGRCEPSTGIKPFTALVDQVMSTEPYASARRVFWVVDNGASHRNWAAADRLSSAYPNTQMVHLPVHASWLNQVEIYFSVIQRKLLTPDDFEGLDELATQILAFEKHYNAAARPFDWKFTRTDLNQLLARIRNHDRHAPCPQAV
- a CDS encoding DoxX family protein encodes the protein MTDAPAATVLIRVYVGLVFLVEGILKFSRPHTLGTGRFEKIGIPAPGFFAPLTGVFEIVCGTLLLAGLLTRLAAVPMLVDMVCALVITKVPILWGGSALFKGESGWGDFLHEARLDMAQLCGSLFLLIVGAGLFSLDACLGHAVAVPPDVAEAERGWGPISRRAAGGPSSVSPGREPGGGGFRPGRRPGGEPPAG
- a CDS encoding APC family permease — its product is MGGRAAGAGVPDELRRRLGLSDAVLIGLGSMIGAGIFAALAPAAGAAGSGLMLGLALAAVVAYCNATSSARLAARYPASGGTYVYGRERLGEFWGCLAGWAFVVGKTASCAAMALTVGSYVWPGQAHAVAVGAVVALTAVNYAGVQKSAWLTRVIVAVVLAVLGAVVAAASTSPASDAARLAVGDDVTATGVLQAAGLLFFAFAGYARIATLGEEVRDPARTIPRAIPIALAVTLVVYAAVALAVLSVLGPRGLAGASAPLSEAVRAAGAGWLAPVVRVGAALAALGSLLALILGVSRTTLAMARDRHLPRALAAVHPRLGVPHRPEVSVGAVVALLAATADVRGVIGFSSFGVLAYYAIANASAWTLRPDEGRPVWIIPVLGLAGCLVLAFALPLSSVVSGSAVLAVGAAAYAVRRAAARTP
- a CDS encoding PadR family transcriptional regulator → MREFQRAAVRLHILHHAAQQEIHGAWMTQELARHGYQISPGTLYPTLHRLEADGLLVSESRVVDGHARRVYRATEAGRQALVEDRRALTELAREVLGGDSP
- a CDS encoding heavy metal translocating P-type ATPase — protein: MNTTTATATATGTDAAPVTEIELAIGGMTCASCANRIERKLNKLDGVTATVNYATEKARVSAPGGIDPTVLVAQVEAAGYTAELPRPPAADLEPATGVASAEPDPTRSLRHRLITSIVLAVPVIALAMAPALQFTNWQWYSLALASPVVTWAAWPFHRAAWTNLRHGAATMDTLISIGVGAAYGWSLYALQFGTAGTPGMTHPFELTIARGDGTGNIYLEVAAGVTTFILAGRYFEARARRQAGAALRALLELGAKDVAVLRGGTEIRILISQLTVGERFVVRPGERIATDGVVDEGSSAVDTSMLTGESVPVEVAPGDAVTGATVNAGGRLIVRATRVGADTQLAQMARLVEDAQTGKAAAQRLADRISGVFVPVVITLAAATLAFWLGADASPDAAFTAAVAVLIIACPCALGLATPTALLVGTGRGAQLGILIKGPEVLESTRRVDTIVLDKTGTVTTGRMTLVEIHVAAGGDETEMLRLAGALENASEHPIAAAIAHGARERVGDLPDAEEFTNLEGLGVQGIVDGHAVLVGRPALLEEWAQPLPPDLATARTTAEAAGRTAVGVAWDGKARAVLVVADTVKPTSAQAVTQLRQLGLTPVLLTGDNTTVARTVATEVGIDTSPATLIAEVLPADKVDVVKRLQAEGKIVAMVGDGVNDAPALAQADLGLAMGTGTDVAIEASDLTLVRGDLRAAADAIRLARRTLATIKGNLFWAFAYNLAALPLAAAGLLNPMIAGASMAFSSVFVVANSLRLRRFTAQVEVPPTTTAPLPRPRWDAAKTSS